From the genome of Methylomonas sp. UP202, one region includes:
- a CDS encoding cation:proton antiporter, producing the protein MPIFFIVASMKFDVSALWANPLVPVQIICLLGLLILIRGVPVLLYNKVLSPSDRLPFALYSATGLPMIVIISEIGVSSGLMSPDRAAVLVSAGMISVLLFPVFAERLRQQKTSVDE; encoded by the coding sequence ATCCCCATTTTCTTCATTGTCGCCAGCATGAAATTTGATGTTAGTGCGCTTTGGGCGAATCCATTGGTTCCAGTTCAGATCATCTGTTTATTGGGTCTACTAATCCTGATTCGTGGCGTACCAGTTCTACTTTACAACAAGGTTCTATCACCATCAGATAGACTGCCATTTGCCCTTTATTCCGCCACAGGCTTACCTATGATCGTCATCATTTCAGAAATAGGCGTTTCATCAGGGCTTATGTCACCTGATCGAGCAGCCGTTCTGGTCAGTGCCGGCATGATTTCAGTATTGCTGTTTCCTGTATTTGCTGAAAGATTGAGACAGCAAAAAACCAGTGTCGATGAATAG
- a CDS encoding F0F1 ATP synthase subunit B, whose translation MLIDWFTVGAQTLNFLILVWLLKRFLYQPILDAIDAREQRIASELSDADAKKTEAQKERDEFQQKNQVFDQQRAALLSQATIEAKAERQRLLDEARQAADALTVKRQEALKNEAGNLRLAIERRTQQEVFAIARKALIDLSTTGLEERLGEVFTRRLREMDEQSKADLAEALKTATGPALIRSAFDLPAKQQAVIQNALNETFSVEIPIRFETVPDLVCGIELTAKGRKLAWSIADYLESLKKAVDELLIQQDKPESKVESKPAVSEETK comes from the coding sequence ATGCTTATCGATTGGTTCACTGTTGGCGCCCAAACCCTCAACTTTCTGATTCTGGTGTGGTTGTTGAAACGCTTTCTTTATCAGCCCATCCTCGACGCCATCGATGCTCGAGAACAGCGTATCGCCTCGGAACTAAGTGACGCCGACGCGAAAAAGACCGAGGCTCAAAAGGAGCGAGATGAATTCCAGCAAAAGAATCAGGTGTTCGATCAGCAGCGCGCAGCGCTGTTGAGTCAGGCAACGATTGAGGCGAAAGCTGAACGCCAGCGACTCCTTGATGAAGCACGGCAAGCGGCCGATGCCTTGACTGTCAAACGGCAGGAGGCGTTAAAAAATGAAGCCGGTAACTTAAGGCTAGCCATTGAGCGCCGGACACAGCAGGAAGTGTTTGCCATCGCGCGAAAGGCGTTGATCGATCTTTCCACCACAGGCCTGGAAGAACGATTGGGTGAGGTTTTTACCCGCCGTCTGCGAGAGATGGACGAACAATCGAAAGCTGATCTCGCTGAAGCGCTTAAAACTGCGACCGGCCCGGCGCTGATTCGTAGTGCGTTCGATCTGCCGGCCAAGCAACAGGCAGTGATACAAAATGCGCTCAACGAAACCTTTTCGGTAGAAATACCCATTCGGTTCGAAACCGTGCCGGATTTGGTCTGCGGGATAGAGCTCACCGCGAAGGGGCGGAAGCTCGCCTGGAGCATAGCCGATTACCTGGAGTCGCTGAAAAAAGCGGTCGACGAACTGCTGATACAGCAGGACAAACCTGAATCTAAGGTTGAGTCTAAACCTGCCGTTTCTGAGGAAACGAAATGA
- a CDS encoding F0F1 ATP synthase subunit A codes for MRLSPDQTIFWQYGLLKLNATIVFTWGLMLVLVVGSILITRHLSKDQQRSRWQNLLELVVTAIEKQIQEVGLGEPRKYLGFLGTLFLFVASASLCTIIPGYEPPTGSLSTTTALAICVLVAVPLFGIAQQGLGGYLKSYVEPTLIMLPFNIISEISRTLALAVRLFGNMMSGAMIIAILLTITPIIFPIVMTVLGLLTGMVQAYIFSILAAVYIAAATRVRKLKPESQAKQ; via the coding sequence ATGCGCCTTAGTCCGGACCAGACGATTTTCTGGCAATATGGCTTGCTAAAACTCAACGCCACCATCGTGTTCACCTGGGGGCTGATGCTGGTTTTGGTGGTCGGCTCAATCCTGATTACCCGGCATCTTTCCAAGGACCAGCAACGTTCCCGCTGGCAGAATCTGCTGGAACTTGTCGTCACCGCTATCGAGAAACAAATCCAAGAGGTTGGCCTTGGCGAACCGCGCAAATATCTTGGTTTTCTCGGCACGCTATTCCTGTTTGTCGCCTCGGCAAGCCTCTGCACCATCATTCCCGGTTACGAACCGCCGACAGGCTCCCTATCCACTACAACGGCGCTGGCCATTTGCGTTTTGGTAGCAGTCCCGCTGTTCGGTATCGCGCAGCAAGGGCTGGGCGGTTATCTCAAGTCTTACGTGGAACCGACGCTCATCATGCTGCCGTTCAACATCATCAGTGAGATTTCGCGGACCTTGGCCCTGGCCGTCCGCCTGTTCGGCAACATGATGAGCGGGGCGATGATTATCGCTATTTTGCTGACCATCACGCCCATTATCTTCCCGATCGTGATGACAGTACTCGGCCTGCTGACCGGCATGGTGCAGGCTTATATTTTTAGCATTCTGGCGGCAGTTTACATTGCCGCTGCCACACGTGTCCGTAAGCTGAAGCCTGAGTCCCAGGCGAAACAGTGA
- a CDS encoding alternate F1F0 ATPase, F1 subunit alpha, whose protein sequence is MNAVLDSLQTVLDRAFTNISQVRETFTPILTAREVGTITSVSTGIAKVSGLPNVGYDELVKFPGDVFGIAFNLDDTEIGVVLLGDYWHLQAGDEVVRTGRVMDVVVGDDLLGRVIDPLGRPIDGNGAVAAARRLPVERPAAPIMDRAPVTEPLQTGIKVIDALIPIGRGQRELILGDRQTGKTAIALDTILNQRNQNVLCVYCAIGQRASAVAKAVAILREKGAMDYTVVMVAEGNDPPGLAYIAAYAATSIAEHFMEAGRDVLIVYDDLTQHARAYRELSLLLRRPPGREAFPGDIFYIHSRLLERATHLSKALGGGSLTALPIIETEAQNISAYIPTNLISITDGQIYLSPSLFELGVLPAVDVGKSVSRVGGKAQRAAYRAVAGDLKLAYAQFEELETFARFGARLDEATRKSIEHGRRIRACLKQPEFAPVPVPVQIAVLLALSGDLFDLIPLEQMKETEQILRQAATNIPTAVCERLNTAEKLSDEDRETIIEIARQALASFQPQTEPEPESTPVNHTDVKPKPDAAVNEKP, encoded by the coding sequence ATGAACGCCGTCCTGGATTCCTTGCAAACAGTCTTGGATCGCGCGTTTACCAACATAAGCCAAGTGCGTGAAACCTTTACGCCTATTCTAACGGCACGGGAAGTGGGTACGATTACTTCGGTTTCCACGGGTATCGCCAAAGTATCAGGCCTACCCAACGTCGGCTATGACGAGTTGGTCAAGTTTCCGGGTGACGTGTTTGGCATCGCCTTCAATCTCGATGATACGGAAATCGGTGTCGTGTTGCTCGGCGATTATTGGCATTTGCAAGCCGGAGATGAAGTGGTGCGCACCGGTCGAGTCATGGATGTGGTTGTGGGAGATGATTTGTTGGGGCGGGTTATCGACCCACTCGGTCGGCCTATCGATGGCAACGGTGCGGTTGCCGCCGCTCGGCGTTTGCCCGTCGAGCGCCCGGCAGCACCAATTATGGACCGGGCTCCAGTTACCGAGCCGCTGCAAACCGGCATTAAGGTGATTGATGCGCTGATTCCCATTGGACGCGGCCAACGTGAGTTGATTTTGGGTGACCGGCAGACGGGCAAGACCGCCATTGCGCTTGATACCATTCTTAATCAACGTAACCAAAACGTGCTGTGCGTGTATTGTGCCATTGGCCAACGCGCGTCTGCAGTCGCGAAGGCCGTAGCCATTTTGAGGGAGAAGGGGGCGATGGATTACACTGTGGTCATGGTGGCTGAAGGTAATGATCCACCGGGTCTGGCCTATATCGCAGCCTACGCGGCGACTAGCATCGCGGAACATTTCATGGAAGCGGGCCGCGATGTGCTCATCGTTTACGACGACCTTACCCAGCATGCCCGCGCCTACCGGGAGCTTTCCCTGCTACTGCGCCGGCCTCCTGGTCGCGAAGCGTTTCCGGGTGACATATTCTATATTCATTCCCGGTTGCTGGAACGTGCGACGCATTTGAGTAAAGCACTTGGCGGCGGCTCGCTGACTGCACTGCCCATCATTGAAACCGAAGCGCAGAACATCTCTGCGTATATTCCCACCAATCTGATTTCGATCACGGACGGGCAGATTTACCTCTCACCTTCGCTGTTCGAGTTAGGCGTATTGCCTGCGGTCGATGTCGGAAAATCCGTTTCTCGCGTCGGTGGCAAGGCGCAACGGGCTGCTTACCGCGCAGTAGCCGGTGACCTCAAACTCGCCTACGCTCAGTTTGAAGAGCTCGAGACCTTTGCGCGCTTCGGCGCCCGCCTCGACGAAGCGACCCGCAAGTCGATAGAACATGGACGACGCATCCGCGCCTGCCTGAAGCAGCCGGAATTCGCACCGGTACCCGTACCTGTACAAATCGCAGTTCTCTTGGCATTGAGCGGGGATTTGTTCGATCTGATCCCCTTGGAGCAGATGAAGGAAACTGAGCAGATTCTACGCCAGGCCGCGACAAACATTCCGACTGCCGTCTGTGAGCGCCTGAATACCGCCGAAAAGTTGAGCGACGAAGATCGTGAAACCATTATCGAAATTGCCCGTCAAGCCCTCGCCAGTTTCCAGCCGCAAACTGAGCCTGAACCTGAGTCCACACCAGTCAATCATACAGACGTTAAACCCAAGCCAGATGCAGCGGTCAATGAGAAGCCATGA
- a CDS encoding F0F1 ATP synthase subunit epsilon has protein sequence MPSILMNLKVLLPFQIFLEKTDVLRIVAETREGSFGLLPQRLDCVAVLPPGILIYETESDGEVCVAVDEGVLVKAGENVLVSVRRALGGTNLGQLRNAVEQEFLVLDEHEQCIRSVMAKLEIGFLHRFASFQHE, from the coding sequence ATGCCGTCGATACTGATGAATCTTAAGGTTTTGCTGCCGTTTCAGATTTTTCTCGAAAAAACCGACGTGCTGCGTATTGTTGCGGAAACCCGCGAAGGCTCGTTTGGACTGCTGCCGCAGCGACTGGATTGTGTGGCCGTGCTCCCGCCCGGAATTCTGATTTACGAAACCGAATCGGACGGCGAAGTCTGTGTAGCCGTGGATGAGGGCGTGCTGGTCAAGGCCGGTGAAAACGTATTGGTGTCCGTGCGCCGGGCGCTGGGCGGAACGAACTTGGGTCAGTTGCGCAATGCGGTAGAGCAGGAGTTTCTGGTTTTGGACGAACATGAACAATGCATACGTTCGGTGATGGCGAAACTGGAAATTGGCTTCCTGCATCGCTTTGCAAGCTTTCAACATGAATAA
- the atpD gene encoding F0F1 ATP synthase subunit beta has product MGDKPNALNPGVVVSVHGSVVDSRFDAYLPPIYSLLHAQQGKIVIEVLAQLDAHRVRGIALTPTQGLARGMVVEDTGGPLKAPVGKGILARMFDVFGNAIDREPALSDIQWRSVHRPPPPLAKRSTQSEVFETGIKLIDVLAPLERGGKAGLFGGAGVGKTVLLTEMIHNMVGHQEGVSIFCGIGERCREGEELYRDMKAAGVLPNMVMIFGQMNEPPGSRFRVGHAALTMAEYFRDDEHRDVLLLIDNIFRFIQAGSEVSGLLGQMPSRQGYQPTMGTELSALEERIANTDSGAITSIQAVYVPADDFTDPAAVHTFSHLSASIVLSRKLASEGLYPSIDPLQSSSKMATPGTVGERHYALAQEIRRTLAQYAQLKDIIAMLGLEQLSTEDRKVVARARRLERFLTQPFFTTEQFTGLKGKLVSVKDALDGCERILQDEFKDYPESALYMIGTVDEAKQKIKVNAEPKVEDTHAVDTDES; this is encoded by the coding sequence ATGGGCGATAAACCCAATGCCTTAAATCCCGGCGTGGTGGTCTCGGTGCACGGTAGTGTCGTAGATAGTCGTTTCGATGCGTATTTGCCGCCTATCTACAGTTTGTTACACGCTCAGCAAGGGAAAATTGTTATCGAGGTGCTGGCGCAACTTGACGCGCATCGGGTACGAGGCATTGCCTTGACCCCCACCCAAGGTCTAGCACGAGGCATGGTGGTGGAGGATACAGGCGGACCTTTGAAAGCCCCGGTGGGGAAAGGCATACTGGCACGCATGTTCGATGTGTTCGGCAACGCCATCGATCGGGAACCGGCGTTGAGCGACATTCAATGGCGCTCAGTGCATCGTCCGCCGCCGCCTTTGGCAAAGCGTTCCACGCAATCAGAAGTTTTTGAAACCGGCATTAAGCTTATCGATGTGCTGGCGCCGCTGGAGCGCGGCGGCAAAGCCGGACTGTTCGGCGGAGCGGGCGTAGGCAAGACGGTGTTATTGACCGAAATGATCCACAACATGGTCGGACACCAAGAGGGCGTTAGCATTTTTTGCGGTATTGGCGAGCGTTGTAGGGAAGGCGAGGAACTTTACCGCGACATGAAAGCAGCCGGTGTGTTGCCCAACATGGTGATGATCTTCGGCCAGATGAACGAACCGCCGGGTAGTCGCTTTCGAGTGGGTCACGCGGCGTTGACGATGGCCGAGTATTTCCGGGACGACGAACACCGCGATGTATTGCTGCTGATCGACAACATCTTTCGATTTATTCAAGCCGGCTCGGAAGTGTCAGGCTTGTTGGGGCAGATGCCGTCGCGTCAAGGCTATCAGCCGACGATGGGAACCGAGCTGTCGGCGTTGGAAGAACGCATCGCCAACACCGATAGTGGCGCCATTACCTCGATTCAGGCGGTCTATGTGCCGGCGGACGATTTCACCGACCCCGCGGCGGTACATACCTTCTCGCATCTTTCAGCGTCGATCGTACTCTCACGCAAGCTCGCCAGCGAGGGTCTTTATCCGTCTATCGACCCATTGCAATCCAGTTCTAAGATGGCGACGCCGGGTACCGTCGGCGAACGCCATTACGCTTTGGCGCAGGAAATCCGCCGTACCCTCGCACAATACGCGCAGCTCAAGGACATCATTGCCATGCTCGGCCTGGAACAGTTGTCGACGGAGGATCGTAAGGTAGTTGCTCGCGCTCGGCGGTTGGAGCGTTTCCTCACTCAGCCGTTTTTTACGACTGAGCAATTCACCGGCCTAAAAGGTAAGTTGGTCAGCGTCAAGGATGCACTGGACGGTTGCGAACGCATTTTGCAAGATGAATTCAAAGATTATCCGGAAAGCGCTCTGTACATGATCGGCACAGTAGACGAGGCAAAACAAAAAATTAAAGTAAACGCAGAGCCGAAAGTGGAGGACACACATGCCGTCGATACTGATGAATCTTAA
- a CDS encoding F0F1 ATP synthase subunit C, with protein sequence MDSMTIIAVASLVIAGITTGFGCLGPALAEGRAVATALTSLAQQPDASATITRTLFVGLAMIESTAIYCFVVSMILIFANPFWNYVIAQAAGK encoded by the coding sequence ATGGATAGCATGACGATTATCGCGGTGGCATCCCTTGTCATCGCCGGCATCACCACCGGTTTCGGCTGTTTGGGGCCGGCTCTGGCGGAAGGTAGGGCGGTTGCAACGGCACTGACGTCGCTAGCTCAGCAACCCGATGCTTCCGCGACAATTACCCGTACCCTGTTTGTCGGTTTGGCGATGATCGAGTCCACGGCTATTTACTGCTTTGTGGTCTCGATGATCTTGATTTTCGCCAACCCCTTCTGGAACTACGTAATCGCTCAGGCAGCAGGAAAATAA
- a CDS encoding ATP synthase subunit I codes for MHEMLIWGLMLVWGGLLGALFFGGLWWTVHKIVASKRPALLFVGSLLFRTSLVLTGFYVVADGHWQRLLSCLLGFVFARFIVSRLTRLSANHPAVDVRHAP; via the coding sequence ATGCATGAAATGCTGATATGGGGGCTAATGTTGGTGTGGGGTGGCTTACTTGGCGCACTTTTTTTCGGCGGACTTTGGTGGACGGTGCACAAAATCGTTGCATCGAAGCGACCCGCGCTGTTGTTTGTCGGCAGCCTGCTATTCCGTACCAGCTTAGTGTTGACCGGTTTCTATGTTGTCGCCGATGGTCATTGGCAGCGACTGCTGTCGTGTCTGCTGGGTTTTGTCTTTGCGCGGTTTATCGTGTCGCGCTTAACGCGCCTGTCAGCCAATCATCCAGCAGTGGATGTCAGACATGCGCCTTAG
- a CDS encoding F0F1 ATP synthase subunit gamma: MSDTTASLRRKINNAGDLQSVVHTMKALAASSIGQYEKSVHGLDDYYRTVELGLVACFRQSQLEPLIAEQEDQRVVRSLCAVVFGSDQGLVGQFNEVVADYTIKTLADLPGKPLIWTVGERVNARLVDKELTLLGSFAVPNSVKAIPALVGQILVESEKRDIPGVVNELHLIYNRHTSDGVNEPISQRLLPLDENWRRKLVELPWPTKNMPEVMNCGAVTLRALIREYLFVSLFRASAESLASENASRLAAMERADKNIEDLLESLNGDFHRLRQSGIDEELFDVISGYEALSKGKTF, encoded by the coding sequence ATGAGCGATACGACTGCAAGCTTGCGCCGAAAGATCAATAATGCCGGCGACCTGCAATCCGTCGTTCACACGATGAAAGCCCTTGCAGCATCGAGCATTGGACAATATGAAAAATCAGTACACGGGCTGGACGACTACTATCGGACTGTTGAATTGGGATTGGTGGCCTGCTTTCGGCAAAGCCAGTTAGAACCCTTGATCGCAGAACAGGAAGACCAACGGGTGGTAAGATCACTATGTGCAGTCGTGTTTGGTTCCGACCAAGGCTTGGTAGGTCAATTTAACGAGGTGGTGGCCGACTACACAATCAAAACACTCGCAGATTTGCCCGGTAAACCCTTAATATGGACGGTTGGTGAACGTGTTAATGCGCGTTTGGTGGACAAAGAATTAACGCTTTTAGGTAGCTTCGCAGTACCCAACTCCGTCAAGGCTATCCCTGCACTGGTCGGGCAAATACTAGTGGAAAGCGAGAAGCGGGATATTCCAGGTGTAGTAAACGAACTCCACCTGATATACAACCGACATACTTCCGACGGCGTCAATGAACCGATAAGTCAGCGGCTATTGCCCCTGGATGAAAATTGGCGACGCAAACTGGTCGAACTACCCTGGCCGACGAAAAACATGCCCGAGGTCATGAATTGCGGTGCGGTAACCTTGCGGGCGCTGATCCGGGAATATCTTTTCGTTTCGCTGTTCAGGGCCAGCGCCGAATCCTTGGCAAGCGAAAATGCCAGTCGCCTGGCAGCGATGGAGCGTGCCGATAAAAACATCGAAGATTTGTTGGAGAGCCTCAATGGGGATTTTCATCGATTGCGTCAGAGTGGAATTGATGAGGAATTGTTCGATGTGATTTCTGGCTACGAAGCGCTCTCTAAAGGAAAGACGTTCTGA
- a CDS encoding YhjD/YihY/BrkB family envelope integrity protein: MPFKSLGFLGIMVSLVLLGIALPVLAKKAQNRLFPLHDFSAWVYALGSYLVASLVVFISLSLFYRFAPSRPTRFAEVWIPALCATSLLQAAESLS; the protein is encoded by the coding sequence ATACCGTTCAAAAGCTTAGGGTTTTTGGGCATTATGGTTAGCCTGGTTTTATTGGGCATCGCGCTTCCGGTGCTGGCGAAAAAGGCGCAAAACAGGCTGTTTCCACTGCATGACTTTAGTGCCTGGGTCTATGCCTTGGGGAGTTATCTTGTGGCTTCGCTGGTCGTGTTTATCAGTTTGAGCTTGTTTTACCGATTTGCTCCCAGTCGACCCACTCGCTTTGCCGAAGTCTGGATCCCCGCGCTATGTGCGACTTCATTGTTGCAGGCGGCTGAAAGTTTATCCTGA
- the dnaQ gene encoding DNA polymerase III subunit epsilon has protein sequence MSSRQHRQIVLDTETTGINPKEGHKIIEIGCVELINRRLTRNHFHVYLNPDREIDAGAIEVHGITNEFLRDKPRFADVVEDFMAFTAGAELIIHNAPFDVGFLNHELSLLPGKTRSIESNSSVFDTLTFARKKHPGARASLDALCKRYGIDNSHRELHGALLDAEILADVYLLMTGGQFSLLEDAEADPTGEQAIVQLSADRPPLKIIACNDEEQTAHEQRLAKIAKVSGNCLWLAEPPETT, from the coding sequence ATGAGCTCGCGCCAACACCGGCAAATCGTACTGGATACCGAAACCACCGGCATCAATCCCAAGGAAGGCCACAAGATTATCGAAATCGGCTGCGTCGAGCTAATCAACCGCCGGCTGACCCGCAACCACTTTCACGTCTATTTGAATCCGGACCGGGAAATCGACGCCGGCGCCATCGAAGTCCACGGCATCACCAACGAGTTTTTGCGTGACAAGCCGCGCTTCGCCGATGTCGTCGAGGATTTCATGGCCTTTACCGCCGGCGCCGAACTGATCATCCATAACGCGCCGTTCGACGTCGGCTTTTTGAATCACGAATTGAGTTTGCTGCCAGGCAAGACGCGCAGCATCGAGTCCAACAGCAGCGTGTTCGATACGCTGACCTTCGCCCGCAAAAAACATCCCGGCGCCCGCGCCAGCCTGGACGCCCTCTGCAAGCGCTACGGCATCGACAACAGCCACCGGGAACTGCACGGCGCGCTGTTGGACGCCGAGATTCTGGCCGACGTTTATCTGTTAATGACCGGCGGCCAGTTTTCGCTGCTGGAAGACGCGGAAGCCGACCCTACCGGCGAACAAGCCATCGTCCAGCTCTCCGCCGACCGGCCGCCCCTGAAAATCATCGCCTGCAACGACGAAGAACAAACCGCCCACGAGCAGCGCCTAGCCAAAATCGCCAAAGTGTCCGGCAACTGTCTGTGGCTAGCCGAGCCGCCCGAGACCACTTAG
- a CDS encoding AtpZ/AtpI family protein → MNKQANKTTKSPPTFAEQVGTKAVRKLKARRNATPGVWFGLGMMGLVGWSVVAPTLLGAALGLWLDKNHPGQHSWTLALLVAGLMIGCWNAWRWVAQEDQAMRDEQEDNNA, encoded by the coding sequence ATGAATAAGCAAGCAAACAAAACCACAAAAAGCCCGCCAACCTTCGCAGAACAGGTTGGCACAAAGGCGGTACGCAAGCTCAAGGCGCGGCGCAACGCTACGCCTGGCGTCTGGTTCGGTTTGGGCATGATGGGGCTGGTCGGCTGGTCGGTAGTGGCGCCGACGCTACTGGGTGCGGCACTTGGTCTTTGGTTGGACAAAAATCATCCTGGGCAGCATTCCTGGACTTTGGCGCTATTGGTTGCAGGGTTGATGATCGGTTGTTGGAATGCCTGGCGTTGGGTAGCCCAGGAAGACCAAGCGATGCGAGACGAACAGGAGGATAACAATGCATGA
- the ppk1 gene encoding polyphosphate kinase 1, with the protein MPYNRRQTAPSRTAMQPIELNSPELYINRELSLLEFNARVLAQALDDSLPLLERLNYLCISCSNLDEFYEVRVASLLQMAEMDANVISPDGLTINEQLERLSVKAHDLVAEQYRVLNEVLIPRLEADHIRFLRRDRWSASQKAWLEKYFNEELLPILTPVGLDSAHPFPRILNKSLNFIISLTGKDAFGRNSGRAVLQAPRALPRIVQLPPADTDSGPHDFVFLSSIIHAFVNDLFNGMTVKGCYQFRVTRNSDFFVDDDAIDDLMLAVEGELAMRNYGDEVRLEIDANCPEETVNFLMARFDLTADRLFLANGPVNLSRIQAIYSLIERPELKFPPFKPSVPSAFGRNKDFFASIRKQDVLLHHPYESFTPVVDFIKQAAADPDVLAIKQTLYRTGVDSPIVAALIKGARAGKEVTVVIELRARFDEKDNIGLAAKLQEAGAHVVYGVVGYKTHAKMCMVLRKENNTLRNYVHLGTGNYHPKTARLYTDYGLFTCDKELAEDVRRVFMQLTSLGKVSKLNKLLQSPFTLHPGLMKMIEKEIDQAKKGKSAKIIIKVNAVVEEQAIRALYRASQAGVEIKMIVRGMCCLKPGVPGVSENIEVRSIVGRFLEHTRIYAFYNGGDWAVYASSADLMNRNMFRRVEVCFPIGDRKNIDRILADLEGYLSDTAQAWLLQSDGQYRRAERGEQAAYQVQTELLKAFCG; encoded by the coding sequence TTGCCTTATAATCGGCGCCAGACCGCCCCTTCCAGGACCGCCATGCAGCCAATCGAACTTAATAGCCCGGAGCTTTACATCAACCGCGAACTCAGCCTTTTGGAATTCAACGCCAGGGTCTTGGCGCAAGCGCTGGACGACAGCCTGCCGTTGCTGGAGCGCCTCAATTATTTATGCATTTCCTGTTCCAATCTCGACGAATTCTACGAAGTGCGAGTGGCCAGCTTGCTGCAAATGGCCGAAATGGACGCCAACGTCATCAGCCCGGACGGACTGACGATCAACGAGCAACTGGAGCGGCTGTCGGTCAAGGCCCACGACCTGGTCGCCGAACAATACCGGGTGCTCAACGAAGTCCTGATTCCCCGCTTGGAGGCCGACCATATCCGCTTCCTACGCCGCGACCGCTGGAGCGCCTCGCAAAAAGCCTGGCTGGAAAAATACTTTAACGAGGAGTTGCTGCCGATTCTGACCCCGGTCGGGCTGGATTCCGCCCATCCGTTTCCGCGCATCCTCAACAAGAGTTTGAATTTCATCATCTCGCTGACCGGCAAGGACGCCTTCGGCCGGAATAGCGGCCGCGCCGTGCTGCAGGCGCCGCGCGCCTTGCCGCGCATCGTGCAACTGCCGCCGGCCGACACCGACAGCGGTCCGCACGATTTCGTGTTTCTTTCCTCGATTATCCACGCCTTCGTCAACGACTTGTTCAACGGCATGACCGTCAAGGGTTGTTATCAATTCCGGGTCACTCGCAACAGCGACTTCTTCGTCGACGACGATGCCATCGACGACTTAATGCTGGCTGTCGAAGGCGAATTGGCGATGCGTAATTACGGCGACGAAGTTCGCCTGGAGATCGACGCCAACTGCCCGGAAGAAACCGTCAACTTCCTGATGGCCCGCTTCGACCTGACCGCCGACCGGCTGTTTCTGGCCAACGGCCCGGTCAACCTGAGCCGGATTCAAGCCATTTACAGCCTGATCGAACGGCCGGAACTCAAGTTTCCGCCGTTCAAACCCAGCGTGCCCAGCGCCTTCGGCCGCAATAAGGATTTCTTCGCCAGCATCCGCAAACAAGATGTACTGCTGCATCACCCCTACGAATCGTTCACGCCGGTCGTCGACTTCATCAAGCAAGCGGCGGCCGATCCGGACGTGTTGGCGATCAAGCAAACCTTGTACCGTACCGGTGTCGATTCGCCGATCGTCGCGGCGCTGATCAAGGGCGCCCGCGCCGGCAAGGAAGTCACCGTGGTCATCGAGCTGCGCGCCCGCTTCGACGAGAAGGACAACATCGGCCTGGCCGCCAAGTTGCAGGAAGCCGGCGCCCACGTCGTGTACGGGGTGGTCGGCTACAAGACTCACGCCAAGATGTGCATGGTGTTGCGTAAGGAAAACAACACGCTGCGCAACTACGTGCATCTGGGCACCGGCAACTACCACCCCAAAACCGCCCGGCTGTACACCGACTACGGCTTATTCACGTGCGACAAGGAATTGGCCGAGGACGTGCGCCGGGTGTTCATGCAACTGACCAGTCTGGGCAAGGTCAGCAAATTGAACAAACTGCTGCAATCGCCGTTTACGCTGCATCCGGGCCTGATGAAGATGATCGAAAAGGAGATAGACCAGGCCAAGAAGGGGAAGTCGGCCAAGATCATCATCAAGGTCAACGCGGTGGTCGAGGAACAGGCGATCCGCGCGCTGTACCGCGCCTCCCAGGCCGGCGTCGAAATCAAAATGATCGTGCGCGGCATGTGCTGTCTGAAGCCCGGCGTGCCGGGGGTTTCCGAAAACATCGAAGTCCGCTCCATCGTCGGCCGCTTTCTGGAACACACCCGGATTTACGCGTTCTACAACGGCGGCGATTGGGCGGTATACGCTTCCAGCGCGGATTTGATGAATCGCAATATGTTCCGGCGGGTAGAAGTGTGTTTCCCAATCGGCGACCGCAAAAACATCGACCGGATTCTGGCCGACCTGGAAGGCTATTTGAGCGACACGGCTCAAGCGTGGTTGCTGCAAAGCGACGGCCAGTACCGGCGCGCCGAACGTGGCGAACAAGCCGCTTACCAAGTTCAAACCGAATTGTTGAAAGCCTTCTGCGGCTAA